In the Setaria italica strain Yugu1 chromosome VI, Setaria_italica_v2.0, whole genome shotgun sequence genome, one interval contains:
- the LOC101765469 gene encoding cytochrome P450 87A3 gives MMESFLVSYPSLCCVTLIIGWLVHWAYKWANPPCKGTLPPGSMGFPIVGETFQLFKPSPSFDIPSYYRQRLERYGTLFKTSLAGQRVVVSLDPEVNHFIFQEEGKLFRSWYPEAANNIFGKKSVTKFNATVHKFVRSFASKLFGVENLREVLIRELEDAIRQSFAAWAAKPSIEVKDGVADMIFDLVAKKMISMEPGESRELRKNFEDFFRGMLSFPIYFPGTLYYKCMKGRRNVHRILSDILKERLSTPGKKHGDLVDLLVEELRSEKPLIDENFAIDALAAILFGSFVTASAALTIGFKFLTDNPKVVETLKEEHEIILKKREDKNSGFTWEEYKSLTFTTQVMNEITRMGNIAPGIFRKTLKDVQVNGYTIPAGWLVMISPMTVHLNPKFFEDPLKFNPWRWSDEAKQIAQKRNFMPFGGGIRLCLGADFSKLFISLFLHVLVTKYRWIEIKGGEVLRAAEMVIPQGYHIQLVPTS, from the exons ATGATGGAGAGTTTCCTAGTCTCGTATCCAAGCCTATGTTGTGTTACACTGATCATCGGATGGTTAGTGCATTGGGCATACAAATGGGCAAATCCGCCGTGCAAAGGAACCCTTCCTCCGGGCTCCATGGGGTTCCCAATTGTCGGTGAGACCTTCCAATTGTTCAAACCAAGCCCTTCTTTCGACATCCCAAGCTACTATCGACAACGACTGGAGAG ATACGGTACCCTGTTCAAGACCAGCCTGGCCGGGCAGCGTGTGGTCGTTTCCCTCGACCCGGAGGTGAACCACTTCATCTTTCAAGAAGAGGGCAAGTTGTTCCGAAGCTGGTACCCGGAGGCGGCAAACAACATCTTCGGCAAGAAGAGCGTCACCAAGTTCAATGCCACTGTCCACAAGTTCGTCCGGAGCTTCGCGTCCAAGCTCTTCGGCGTAGAAAACCTCAGGGAAGTGCTCATCCGAGAGCTGGAGGATGCCATCAGGCAGAGCTTTGCGGCGTGGGCAGCCAAACCAAGCATCGAGGTGAAGGATGGGGTAGCTGAT ATGATATTTGACCTGGTCGCCAAGAAGATGATCAGCATGGAACCTGGTGAGTCAAGAGAACTGAGAAAGAACTTCGAGGACTTCTTCCGGGGGATGCTAAGTTTCCCAATATACTTTCCTGGGACATTGTATTACAAATGCATGAAG GGAAGGAGAAACGTGCATAGGATATTGTCTGATATACTGAAAGAGAGGCTAAGCACACCTGGGAAGAAACACGGCGACCTTGTTGACCTACTTGTAGAAGAACTGCGGAGTGAAAAGCCGCTAATAGACGAGAATTTTGCTATAGATGCACTTGCTGCCATCTTATTTGGCAGCTTCGTGACGGCATCAGCAGCCCTCACCATAGGTTTCAAGTTCCTCACTGACAACCCTAAAGTTGTCGAAACGCTTAAG GAGGAGCACGAAATAATATTAAAGAAACGAGAAGACAAGAATTCTGGATTCACATGGGAGGAATACAAGTCCTTGACATTCACTACTCAG GTAATGAACGAGATTACTCGAATGGGTAACATCGCACCTGGGATTTTCAGGAAAACCCTGAAAGACGTGCAAGTGAATG GCTATACAATTCCAGCGGGGTGGCTAGTGATGATTAGCCCCATGACCGTCCATCTAAACCCAAAATTTTTTGAGGATCCACTCAAATTTAATCCATGGAGGTGGTCG GACGAGGCGAAACAAATAGCACAAAAGAGGAATTTCATGCCGTTCGGAGGAGGCATAAGGCTTTGCCTCGGGGCAGACTTCAGCAAACTTTTTATTTCACTTTTCCTCCATGTTTTGGTGACAAAATACAG ATGGATCGAGATAAAAGGAGGGGAAGTATTACGTGCTGCAGAGATGGTGATTCCTCAAGGCTACCATATCCAACTCGTTCCTACGTCCTAA